In the Flagellimonas sp. HMM57 genome, one interval contains:
- a CDS encoding RNA polymerase sigma factor, with product MIGKRTVKRCLKGNRKAQKLLYDTYAEKMFVHCYRYVKQKEDAEEIVSEGFVKVFSNLSKIDYRDAQSFEGWVKRIMINECLMFLRKKDLLVFDKMEMTLAETTLKVEGILEADDIYALIVALPVGYRTVFNLYSIEGFSHKEIAQKLGIKESTSRSQLAKGRGLLKTLMAKTNI from the coding sequence TTGATAGGAAAGCGTACCGTAAAACGATGTCTTAAAGGCAACAGAAAAGCGCAAAAGTTACTCTACGATACTTATGCAGAAAAAATGTTCGTGCATTGCTATCGGTATGTCAAACAAAAAGAAGATGCGGAAGAAATCGTATCTGAAGGCTTTGTAAAGGTGTTCTCGAACCTTTCAAAAATTGATTATAGGGATGCCCAAAGCTTTGAGGGGTGGGTAAAGCGTATTATGATCAATGAATGCTTAATGTTCTTGCGCAAAAAAGACCTACTGGTTTTTGATAAAATGGAAATGACCCTGGCCGAGACCACACTAAAGGTTGAAGGTATTTTGGAGGCGGATGACATATATGCACTTATAGTTGCCTTACCCGTTGGGTACAGAACCGTTTTTAACCTTTATTCAATAGAGGGTTTCTCTCACAAGGAAATCGCACAAAAACTTGGCATAAAGGAAAGTACCTCGCGGTCCCAGCTTGCCAAGGGTAGGGGGTTGCTTAAAACTTTAATGGCCAAAACTAACATATGA
- a CDS encoding DUF2846 domain-containing protein, which translates to MKTTLITFCITLSLLGNTHLSANNGGIDPIQNARVYVYRPANLVGFAWVFNLKLNGEKYAKIRNGKYFVLSLKPGKTTFGIKKKEVTIDLEAGKTYYLRSFIQQGFYIGKLDLVEVTAPFAEQEFARKPMKLVAKE; encoded by the coding sequence ATGAAAACTACCTTAATTACATTTTGTATCACTCTTTCACTTTTAGGAAACACACATCTTTCTGCCAATAACGGCGGAATAGACCCTATACAAAATGCAAGAGTCTATGTTTATCGCCCTGCCAATTTAGTTGGATTTGCGTGGGTGTTCAATCTAAAACTAAATGGAGAAAAGTATGCAAAAATCAGAAATGGCAAATATTTTGTCCTGTCCTTAAAGCCTGGAAAAACAACTTTTGGTATCAAAAAAAAGGAAGTGACCATAGATTTAGAAGCAGGAAAAACCTATTATTTACGTTCCTTTATACAACAAGGTTTTTATATAGGAAAACTGGACCTCGTAGAAGTAACAGCTCCTTTTGCCGAGCAAGAGTTTGCACGAAAGCCCATGAAACTTGTAGCAAAAGAGTAA
- a CDS encoding dienelactone hydrolase family protein — MKRLTIFSLCLCMLIVASCKQKTKDKKVEKPMAEDLSVKVKGEEVTYASDSTNLKGYIAYDENDKGKRPGVLIVHEWWGHNDYVRERADMLAELGYAALAVDMYGDGKQAEHPDDAGKFAMSVMTNLPEAKARFNAAMELLQKHESVDSESIAAIGYCFGGSVVLTMANAGAELDAVAAFHSGVQLPVMPSNDLKANVLVCNGADDPFISPESIVAFKTAMDSIGADYEYISYPGVKHSFTSKAADANGEKFDLPLEYNAEADEKSWASLQKLLEETF; from the coding sequence ATGAAACGATTGACCATTTTTTCGCTATGTCTTTGTATGCTGATCGTAGCATCCTGCAAACAAAAGACCAAAGACAAAAAAGTTGAGAAACCTATGGCTGAAGACCTATCCGTGAAGGTAAAAGGTGAGGAGGTTACTTATGCATCGGACTCAACAAACCTAAAAGGATATATAGCCTATGATGAGAATGATAAAGGGAAACGTCCTGGAGTACTGATTGTACATGAATGGTGGGGGCACAACGACTACGTACGGGAGCGAGCCGATATGCTTGCAGAGCTGGGTTATGCTGCACTGGCCGTTGACATGTATGGTGACGGAAAACAAGCAGAGCACCCAGATGATGCGGGCAAATTTGCCATGAGCGTCATGACGAATCTTCCGGAGGCCAAAGCGCGTTTCAATGCTGCAATGGAGTTACTCCAAAAACATGAATCTGTAGACTCTGAAAGCATCGCTGCCATAGGGTATTGTTTTGGGGGAAGTGTAGTTTTAACAATGGCAAATGCGGGAGCTGAACTGGATGCTGTTGCCGCTTTTCATAGCGGAGTACAACTTCCGGTAATGCCTAGCAATGATTTAAAAGCCAATGTTTTGGTATGCAACGGCGCAGATGACCCATTTATCAGCCCAGAATCTATAGTAGCTTTCAAAACAGCCATGGATTCTATTGGTGCCGATTATGAATACATTTCCTATCCCGGTGTAAAACATAGTTTTACCAGTAAAGCAGCTGATGCCAATGGTGAGAAATTTGATTTACCGTTAGAGTACAATGCAGAGGCCGATGAAAAATCGTGGGCCAGCCTTCAAAAACTCTTGGAAGAGACTTTTTAG
- a CDS encoding aldehyde dehydrogenase family protein: MIENLVQEQRRFFKTQQTKDITYRKQLLKRFHQELISNEDAICDALYADFKKPRFEALASETQMVLSELKYAIDNLEFWAKPTRVKSIWTNFPSSDWIYPEPFGNVLIIAPWNYPFLLSISPLIGALAAGNTVVLKPSELSPNTSEIIVKIIQNVFPIEYVSVVEGGVSVSQELLSKKWDYIFFTGSSKVGKIVYKSAAEHLTPVTLELSGKNPCIVDATASIPLAAKRIVWGKFLNAGQTCIAPDYILVHSSKKDELIAGLKKNIEGFYGKDIQKSNDFARIATEGHYNKLKELLKGEDVVFGGSFDDTEQYIAPTLVNEPIFNEGVMEDEIFGPILPIISYESENDINRYLMNYENPLAFYVFSNDKKFQKRILAKYSFGGGAVNDTIIQIINKKLPFGGVGGSGIGGYHGKHTFDLFSHKKAIIKRANWIDVPVRYAPYTIPIKWVKKIKHLL, translated from the coding sequence ATGATTGAAAATCTAGTACAGGAGCAACGCAGGTTTTTTAAAACACAGCAGACCAAGGACATTACGTACCGTAAACAACTTTTAAAACGTTTTCATCAAGAATTGATTTCGAATGAAGACGCTATCTGTGATGCACTCTATGCTGATTTTAAAAAACCAAGGTTCGAGGCACTCGCCAGCGAAACACAAATGGTACTTTCCGAGCTGAAGTATGCCATAGACAATTTGGAATTTTGGGCCAAACCCACTAGAGTAAAATCTATCTGGACCAATTTTCCCTCTTCAGATTGGATATATCCTGAACCCTTTGGAAATGTGTTGATCATTGCGCCATGGAACTATCCCTTTTTGTTATCCATATCTCCTTTAATAGGTGCTTTGGCAGCTGGTAATACTGTTGTTCTGAAACCATCGGAGCTTAGTCCGAATACCTCTGAAATTATAGTCAAGATTATACAAAATGTATTTCCCATAGAATATGTAAGTGTAGTGGAAGGCGGGGTTTCCGTTTCGCAAGAGCTGCTATCAAAAAAATGGGACTACATCTTTTTTACCGGTAGTAGCAAGGTCGGTAAAATTGTGTACAAAAGTGCCGCCGAACATCTTACTCCCGTTACATTGGAATTGAGCGGAAAGAACCCCTGCATTGTTGATGCTACTGCGTCTATACCACTGGCAGCAAAACGTATTGTTTGGGGCAAGTTCCTTAATGCGGGACAAACCTGTATAGCCCCTGACTACATTTTGGTCCATTCTTCTAAAAAGGATGAACTGATAGCTGGGCTAAAAAAAAATATTGAAGGTTTTTATGGCAAGGATATTCAAAAATCCAATGATTTCGCAAGAATAGCTACTGAAGGTCATTACAACAAGTTAAAAGAACTCTTGAAAGGAGAAGATGTTGTTTTTGGAGGGAGTTTTGATGATACAGAACAATATATAGCACCAACATTGGTGAACGAGCCCATTTTTAATGAAGGGGTAATGGAAGATGAAATTTTTGGACCGATATTACCCATCATTTCCTATGAATCTGAAAACGATATCAACAGATACTTGATGAACTACGAAAACCCTTTGGCATTCTATGTATTTTCAAACGATAAAAAGTTTCAGAAAAGAATTCTTGCCAAGTACAGTTTTGGTGGAGGCGCGGTAAACGATACTATAATTCAAATTATCAATAAAAAATTACCTTTTGGTGGAGTAGGGGGTTCAGGTATTGGTGGATATCACGGTAAACATACCTTCGATTTGTTCTCACACAAAAAAGCGATCATAAAAAGAGCCAATTGGATTGATGTTCCCGTGCGCTATGCCCCTTATACTATCCCAATAAAATGGGTAAAGAAAATCAAACACCTTCTCTAA
- a CDS encoding Gfo/Idh/MocA family protein: protein MKRRDFIIGTGAAALTAISYSNVLGANDKIGIAVVGTGRRGRWVLGEMLKTNQIKPIIFCDVWDEQIKRTIDYLALGRIPMTYDLEEVLTNDAVDAVLLATPDHLHKNYAIRILEAGKHLLLEKPVTLHFDEGPLIKEAVENSGVVCQTGTQQRSGLMYQRVKEEFFGGSKKLGDIVFVRAVWSNFGWQRRQLKQQPKPENFKWDMFLGPAPKIDYYWPRYDGWRHYKEYGTGILSDLLTHWGDVAQWMMDDTNPLNAVTTGGIYHMKDDRTNPDTVNTIIQYKDGWNFTFECSVLPIKNQHDSVLFHGTEGKLELYRSGYIYTPHKGKPLVFENKENLTYAHAKNFFDAIKKGVKLSAPIEVGLSAVKPSHLAAASYWSGKRMQFNAGQTRIIAS from the coding sequence ATGAAAAGAAGAGATTTTATTATTGGCACAGGAGCTGCTGCTCTAACTGCAATTTCATACAGTAATGTTCTAGGTGCAAATGATAAAATTGGTATTGCCGTAGTTGGTACAGGACGACGGGGTAGGTGGGTATTGGGAGAGATGCTCAAAACCAATCAAATAAAGCCAATAATTTTTTGTGATGTTTGGGATGAACAGATAAAAAGAACAATTGATTATTTAGCGCTTGGAAGAATACCCATGACTTATGATTTGGAAGAAGTCTTGACCAATGATGCCGTGGATGCCGTACTCTTGGCAACTCCAGACCATTTGCACAAAAATTATGCAATTCGGATACTTGAAGCTGGAAAACACCTATTGTTGGAAAAACCGGTCACATTGCATTTTGATGAGGGACCATTGATAAAAGAAGCTGTGGAAAACAGCGGAGTGGTTTGCCAAACCGGCACCCAACAACGTAGTGGGTTAATGTACCAGAGGGTAAAAGAAGAGTTTTTTGGAGGGTCAAAAAAATTAGGAGATATCGTTTTTGTTAGAGCTGTTTGGAGCAATTTTGGATGGCAAAGACGACAGTTGAAACAGCAACCCAAACCTGAAAATTTTAAATGGGATATGTTTTTGGGACCTGCGCCAAAAATAGATTACTACTGGCCCAGATATGATGGCTGGCGTCATTACAAAGAATACGGCACTGGTATATTGTCCGATTTGTTAACCCATTGGGGTGATGTGGCGCAATGGATGATGGACGATACCAACCCATTGAATGCAGTTACTACGGGAGGTATTTATCATATGAAAGATGATAGAACAAATCCAGATACTGTGAATACGATTATTCAATATAAAGACGGATGGAACTTTACTTTTGAATGCAGTGTATTGCCCATTAAGAATCAACATGATTCTGTTCTTTTTCATGGTACCGAAGGAAAACTGGAACTTTACCGTTCAGGCTATATTTATACGCCTCACAAAGGCAAACCTTTGGTTTTTGAAAATAAGGAAAATCTAACCTATGCGCACGCTAAGAATTTTTTTGATGCAATTAAAAAGGGAGTCAAACTAAGTGCTCCCATTGAAGTTGGGCTTAGTGCTGTAAAACCATCACACTTGGCGGCAGCTTCTTATTGGTCTGGAAAACGTATGCAGTTCAATGCAGGTCAAACTAGGATAATTGCTTCCTAA
- a CDS encoding dienelactone hydrolase produces the protein MTKPAYFSFFLSTIFSFLMYQNSHSQSDFLIGDALPDAPELARRGMYGVGVKTIDLLHENQLDVLSIKEGKGEQYDRPIIIEVWYPANIPENVEELETYTQVLGKNATEGRPVVPFTFQGRALRDATIIKDKGKFPLVILSHGYVGSRFLFTYLSENLASKGYVVVSIDHTDSTYKDAANFTSTLANRSLDQLFVLNEVERLSSNTSDSFLANLVDTSNTGLVGYSMGGYGGLNTCGAGYSKAAIAFFKSMTGGSDALDKLGMAHESYTASIDTRIKAFVALAPWGMTNGVWDETGLTGLKTPTFFVAGSEDDISGYEKGIKAIYEGAVNSDRYLLTYMNARHNVAPNPPANATMQEGLHIDEYLRYADSVWDMRRINNVNQHFITAFLGTYLKGEDYSDYLNLEPDSNTGDWKGFKPRTSVGMELLHASAGKE, from the coding sequence ATGACAAAACCAGCCTATTTTTCCTTTTTCCTTTCTACTATTTTTTCTTTTTTGATGTATCAAAACTCACACTCACAAAGTGACTTCTTAATTGGGGATGCCTTACCAGATGCCCCTGAACTGGCTCGTCGTGGAATGTACGGTGTAGGAGTTAAAACTATCGATTTACTGCATGAGAACCAGTTGGATGTACTAAGTATTAAAGAAGGTAAAGGTGAGCAATATGACCGTCCCATCATAATAGAGGTCTGGTATCCAGCAAACATTCCAGAAAATGTTGAAGAATTGGAAACGTACACTCAAGTGCTGGGGAAAAATGCCACTGAAGGTCGTCCTGTAGTTCCTTTCACTTTTCAAGGTCGGGCACTTAGGGATGCTACTATTATTAAAGATAAGGGGAAGTTCCCATTGGTAATTTTATCCCATGGATATGTGGGCTCACGATTTTTGTTCACATACCTATCAGAAAACTTGGCATCAAAAGGATACGTAGTGGTTTCCATTGACCATACCGATTCTACATATAAAGATGCTGCTAATTTTACGAGTACTTTGGCAAATAGGTCGTTGGACCAATTATTTGTTTTAAATGAAGTTGAACGACTTTCCTCAAACACAAGCGATAGTTTCCTTGCCAATTTGGTAGATACTTCCAATACAGGGCTCGTTGGCTATTCTATGGGCGGCTATGGAGGTCTAAATACCTGTGGTGCTGGTTATAGCAAAGCGGCAATAGCTTTTTTTAAATCGATGACAGGAGGCAGTGATGCATTGGATAAACTCGGCATGGCCCATGAATCCTATACCGCTTCCATTGATACACGAATAAAAGCGTTTGTAGCACTGGCACCTTGGGGAATGACCAATGGTGTATGGGATGAGACTGGTCTTACAGGTCTAAAAACCCCTACGTTTTTTGTAGCAGGTAGCGAGGACGATATTTCCGGATATGAAAAAGGAATCAAGGCCATTTATGAAGGGGCCGTAAACAGTGACCGCTACTTGTTGACCTATATGAATGCAAGGCATAATGTAGCTCCCAATCCTCCAGCAAATGCAACAATGCAAGAAGGATTGCATATTGATGAATATTTAAGGTATGCGGATTCAGTTTGGGATATGAGAAGAATAAACAATGTTAATCAGCATTTTATAACCGCTTTTTTGGGCACGTATTTAAAAGGGGAGGACTACAGTGACTATTTAAATCTAGAACCAGATTCAAATACAGGGGATTGGAAGGGTTTTAAGCCAAGAACTTCGGTCGGAATGGAGTTACTCCATGCATCTGCAGGAAAGGAATAA
- a CDS encoding class I SAM-dependent methyltransferase — MSHFSIAIVFCLSLLSGLQAQYTESDWAERDEWMKTQVLLDMANVSVDDRVADIGCHEGYLSIHLSKLVQDYGEVYAVDVREDRLATLSANAKERKLTNIKTVLGEYDDPKLPKNSFDVVFIMDTYHEMESHEKILQHVKNALKKGGRLMILEKLKDRVKGKTRKEQVNAHSLSPGYVRKELKQAGFTIISEIENHGKWELEDDKQMWVILAQKL; from the coding sequence ATGAGTCACTTCAGTATTGCTATAGTTTTTTGTTTGTCTTTGCTTAGTGGTTTGCAGGCACAATACACCGAGTCTGACTGGGCGGAACGCGATGAATGGATGAAAACCCAAGTCTTGTTGGATATGGCCAATGTTTCTGTAGATGATAGGGTAGCGGATATTGGATGTCACGAAGGTTATCTAAGCATTCATCTGTCAAAACTGGTCCAAGATTATGGAGAAGTATACGCTGTGGATGTAAGGGAAGATAGATTGGCAACACTTAGTGCTAATGCGAAAGAACGTAAACTTACCAATATAAAAACAGTTTTGGGAGAATATGATGACCCAAAACTGCCTAAAAACAGTTTTGATGTGGTTTTTATTATGGACACCTATCACGAAATGGAATCCCATGAAAAAATCCTTCAGCACGTGAAAAATGCACTGAAAAAAGGAGGCAGGCTTATGATTTTGGAGAAATTGAAGGACAGGGTAAAGGGGAAGACAAGAAAAGAACAGGTAAACGCCCATTCATTAAGTCCAGGATATGTTAGAAAAGAATTGAAGCAGGCAGGTTTTACTATAATTTCCGAAATTGAAAATCATGGCAAATGGGAGCTGGAAGATGATAAACAAATGTGGGTGATTTTAGCCCAGAAGCTTTAA
- a CDS encoding sialidase family protein, with product MSHFSNFFLVALLFVSLTFNTSAQKPDSTTYKGLEFRSIGPAMTSGRIADIAIHPKNESVWYVAVGSGGVWKTINAGTTWKPIFDKESSYSIGCVTIDPNNTNTVWVGTGENVGGRHVGFGDGVYVSHDEGKTWKNMGLKISEHISKIMVHPEDSNTIWVASQGPLWSKGGERGLYKSTNGGKTWKRTLGDDQWTGVTDMLIDPTNPDVLYAATWDRHRTVAAYMGGGPGSGIHKSTDGGETWSKLTNGIPKSNLGKIGLAISPFDHETIYAAIELDRKKGGLFISNNQGASWTKQSDAVSGGTGPHYYQELYASPHQEGKLYLMSNYVQISNDHGKSFEQMNEKKKHVDSHAMAFKASDPDYVLFGTDGGLYESYDLTKTWRFFENLPLTQYYKVAVDDTEPFYNIYGGTQDNGSHGGPSRTTSEAGILSSDWWKTLGADGHQSAVEPGNPDITYGEFQQGWLWRIDQTTGETVFIQPQPSAGEPHERFNWDAPILVSPHNPKRLYFASYRVWKSENRGDDWTAISKDLTRNEERLNLPILGRQQSWDNPWDVGAMSNYNTITSLAESPVQEGLIYAGTDDGILQVTEDGGTSWTKIMLGDIKGVPNRAFVNDVRADLYDANTVYLVLDNHKEGDFRPFLLKSTDKGKSWDFINGNLPKRLLTWRIVQDHKVKGLLFAATEYGIYFTKNGGSNWIQLDGGLPTISFRDITIQRREDDLVGASFGRGFYILDDISPLREFDASKMNETTLFKVKPAYWYIERSALGSQGNTQYVAKNPPFGATFTYYLPEKLKTLKDSRTEKEKVLNKQNGNITFPGWEALEKEKNQEKPALMLIVKDSNGNVVNSVEGTNKKGFNRVAWNLTYADRSGIPLKKPKGDDDNFFGSPYLSTPGTYSVELHQRLDGGFKQLSEIQTFQIKPLKEGALPAKPTSEIDAFREMHQNFQQDIAATNSILEKSILKTNAMKRALDEAERPTSALYSKIYNARTGLLELNKQMKGNPAKNEVGEKTPPAPGDGSFVGYVALGNTYGPTGNHKAAMGRAQNQLKTIKKELGVLITTMSNLEKELKAAGAPWIEEQGLIEN from the coding sequence ATGTCACATTTCTCAAATTTTTTCCTCGTAGCACTTCTATTTGTCTCTTTAACTTTTAATACATCAGCCCAAAAACCAGACTCCACAACTTACAAAGGACTAGAGTTTAGGAGTATTGGTCCAGCAATGACTTCGGGACGTATTGCCGATATCGCCATTCACCCCAAAAACGAAAGTGTTTGGTACGTAGCGGTAGGCTCTGGTGGCGTCTGGAAAACAATAAATGCCGGTACCACATGGAAACCAATTTTTGATAAAGAGTCCAGTTATTCCATTGGTTGTGTAACGATTGACCCAAACAATACCAACACAGTTTGGGTAGGTACGGGTGAAAACGTAGGTGGAAGGCATGTTGGCTTTGGAGATGGTGTGTATGTAAGCCATGATGAAGGAAAGACATGGAAGAACATGGGACTCAAAATATCAGAGCACATTTCCAAGATTATGGTACACCCAGAAGATTCAAACACAATATGGGTGGCATCGCAGGGGCCTCTTTGGAGCAAAGGTGGCGAACGTGGGCTTTATAAATCCACAAATGGTGGGAAAACATGGAAAAGAACTCTGGGAGACGATCAATGGACAGGTGTTACCGATATGCTGATTGACCCTACCAACCCAGATGTATTATATGCCGCAACATGGGATAGGCACAGAACAGTGGCGGCGTATATGGGCGGTGGTCCGGGTTCAGGCATACATAAAAGCACTGATGGTGGCGAAACTTGGTCTAAGTTGACCAATGGTATTCCAAAGTCTAACCTAGGTAAAATTGGACTGGCAATTTCTCCTTTTGACCATGAGACTATTTACGCTGCTATAGAATTGGACCGAAAGAAAGGTGGTCTTTTCATTTCCAATAACCAAGGTGCATCTTGGACCAAACAATCCGATGCAGTATCTGGTGGAACCGGTCCACATTATTATCAAGAGCTCTACGCATCACCACACCAAGAAGGGAAACTCTATCTGATGAGCAATTATGTTCAAATCTCCAATGATCATGGCAAAAGCTTTGAACAAATGAATGAGAAAAAGAAGCATGTGGATAGCCATGCCATGGCTTTTAAGGCATCCGACCCAGATTATGTACTTTTTGGTACAGATGGAGGGTTGTACGAATCTTATGATCTGACCAAAACATGGCGGTTTTTTGAAAACCTTCCGCTTACACAGTACTACAAAGTTGCGGTTGATGATACGGAACCATTTTACAATATTTATGGGGGCACTCAAGATAATGGTTCACACGGTGGGCCATCAAGAACAACCAGCGAAGCTGGAATTCTAAGCTCGGATTGGTGGAAAACTCTAGGTGCGGACGGGCATCAATCAGCCGTAGAACCGGGCAATCCAGATATTACCTATGGGGAGTTCCAACAGGGTTGGTTATGGCGGATTGATCAAACAACGGGTGAAACCGTGTTTATTCAGCCGCAACCATCAGCGGGTGAACCTCATGAACGTTTTAACTGGGATGCACCTATATTGGTAAGCCCACACAATCCAAAGCGCTTATATTTTGCGTCGTATCGTGTTTGGAAATCAGAAAACAGGGGAGATGACTGGACAGCCATCTCAAAAGACCTGACCCGAAATGAAGAGCGGTTGAACTTACCTATTCTAGGAAGACAGCAAAGTTGGGACAATCCTTGGGACGTAGGTGCCATGTCCAATTACAACACAATTACTTCATTGGCAGAATCGCCTGTACAAGAAGGTCTTATTTATGCGGGCACAGATGATGGGATTCTTCAAGTGACCGAAGATGGTGGTACGAGTTGGACTAAAATAATGCTGGGAGATATCAAAGGAGTTCCAAACCGGGCTTTTGTCAACGATGTAAGAGCCGATTTATATGATGCCAACACGGTTTATCTTGTGCTTGACAATCATAAAGAGGGTGATTTTAGGCCATTTCTTTTGAAAAGTACAGATAAGGGCAAAAGTTGGGACTTTATAAATGGAAATTTACCTAAGCGTTTGCTCACATGGCGAATTGTACAAGACCATAAGGTAAAAGGACTTTTGTTCGCTGCTACAGAATATGGAATTTATTTCACTAAAAATGGAGGCAGCAACTGGATACAGCTTGATGGTGGTTTACCCACTATATCGTTTCGGGATATCACCATTCAGCGAAGAGAAGATGATTTAGTGGGCGCCTCCTTTGGTAGGGGCTTTTACATTTTGGACGACATCTCCCCATTACGGGAATTTGATGCTTCAAAAATGAATGAAACCACTCTTTTTAAGGTTAAACCAGCGTATTGGTATATTGAGCGAAGTGCTCTTGGTAGTCAAGGCAATACGCAATATGTAGCAAAAAACCCTCCGTTTGGAGCAACGTTCACTTACTATTTGCCAGAGAAGTTAAAAACTTTGAAAGATTCACGAACGGAAAAAGAGAAAGTGCTTAACAAACAAAACGGCAATATTACTTTTCCGGGCTGGGAAGCATTGGAAAAGGAGAAAAATCAGGAGAAGCCTGCACTAATGCTCATAGTAAAAGACAGTAATGGAAATGTAGTCAATTCAGTAGAAGGTACGAACAAGAAAGGATTCAATAGGGTAGCTTGGAATCTTACTTATGCAGATAGGTCGGGTATCCCATTAAAAAAACCAAAAGGGGATGATGATAATTTCTTTGGCTCTCCCTATCTGTCCACACCGGGAACCTATTCCGTTGAATTGCATCAGCGTTTAGATGGTGGCTTCAAACAACTTTCGGAAATACAGACTTTCCAAATAAAACCTTTAAAAGAAGGTGCCTTACCTGCTAAACCGACCTCAGAAATCGATGCTTTCCGGGAGATGCACCAGAATTTCCAACAAGATATAGCCGCCACAAACTCCATCTTGGAAAAGAGCATTTTAAAAACCAACGCTATGAAACGTGCTCTGGATGAGGCAGAAAGACCTACATCGGCATTATATTCAAAAATATATAATGCTCGCACTGGACTTTTGGAGCTCAACAAACAAATGAAGGGCAATCCAGCTAAAAATGAAGTAGGGGAGAAGACACCACCAGCACCAGGAGACGGCAGTTTTGTTGGTTATGTCGCATTAGGAAACACATATGGCCCAACCGGTAATCACAAAGCTGCAATGGGACGAGCTCAGAACCAATTGAAAACCATCAAAAAAGAGTTAGGTGTATTGATTACTACAATGTCCAATTTGGAAAAAGAACTAAAAGCTGCTGGAGCTCCTTGGATTGAAGAGCAAGGACTTATAGAAAACTAA
- a CDS encoding SRPBCC domain-containing protein: MKDVIRKEHSFNYPIQKVWDAISKADEISSWFVKADFEAKSGYAYTFSSLEEDCQKITGVVKHAEPFTLIYTWIVEGTDIETIVKWELTENDKGTKLVLEHSGISNYPENSAVTFFSSFDAGWNGCIDKLETFLPKQIHAR; this comes from the coding sequence ATGAAAGATGTAATCAGAAAAGAACACAGTTTTAATTATCCCATACAAAAAGTTTGGGATGCCATTTCTAAAGCTGATGAAATCTCCTCTTGGTTTGTTAAAGCGGATTTTGAAGCTAAATCAGGATATGCCTATACGTTTTCAAGTCTTGAAGAGGATTGTCAAAAAATCACTGGAGTAGTTAAACATGCGGAGCCATTTACATTAATATATACTTGGATCGTAGAAGGAACGGATATTGAAACGATTGTAAAGTGGGAACTTACTGAAAATGACAAAGGAACTAAGCTTGTTCTTGAGCACTCGGGTATTTCCAACTATCCAGAAAACTCTGCCGTAACGTTCTTTTCAAGCTTTGATGCGGGATGGAATGGTTGTATAGATAAACTTGAAACATTTTTACCAAAACAGATTCATGCAAGATAA
- a CDS encoding helix-turn-helix transcriptional regulator, whose amino-acid sequence MQDNITKILKAIADPKRREIFHALVIASSALSITQISGQFEISRQGITKHIKTLQDAGLVDITAKGRERFCVADARPLEKITEWAKFYERFWDKTLNDLGTFLDNNES is encoded by the coding sequence ATGCAAGATAATATTACCAAAATTCTAAAAGCAATAGCAGACCCTAAAAGGCGTGAAATTTTTCATGCCTTGGTCATTGCCTCTTCTGCCCTATCCATAACCCAGATTTCAGGTCAGTTTGAAATTAGTCGTCAAGGTATCACAAAGCATATAAAAACACTTCAAGATGCAGGATTGGTAGATATTACTGCAAAAGGAAGGGAGCGCTTTTGTGTTGCGGATGCCAGACCGCTTGAAAAAATTACGGAATGGGCCAAGTTTTATGAGAGATTTTGGGATAAGACCCTAAACGACTTGGGTACTTTTTTGGACAATAACGAATCTTAG